Proteins encoded in a region of the Oncorhynchus clarkii lewisi isolate Uvic-CL-2024 chromosome 18, UVic_Ocla_1.0, whole genome shotgun sequence genome:
- the LOC139373163 gene encoding retinol dehydrogenase 7-like → MFLYLLGLVVFYYLYRWFREIPRVPGKGDKYVYITGCDSGFGNLLARHLDELGFCVIASCFTEKGEEDLRKACSGRFTTLHLDVKKNESVDKAAALIKDKVGARGLWAVVNNAGVAMPSAPCDWLTIDDYKSMLDVNLNGVIAVTLSVLPLIKKARGRVVNVASVFGRISPGGGPYTVSKFGVEAFNDSLRRNMVPFGVKVLCIEPGFFKTTMTDWIVLGKSFKQLWEKMPQEVRDDYGHDYLDKVEVRMREKLDKMSDADLMKVVSCMEHAVAAVRPRTRYSPGWDAKLFWIPMSYMPTGFADWLLLKKAIIPAKAVY, encoded by the exons ATGTTTCTGTACCTCCTTGGACTGGTGGTGTTTTACTACCTGTACCGCTGGTTCCGGGAGATCCCAAGAGTCCCAGGCAAAGGAGACAAATATGTCTACATCACGGGGTGTGACTCTGGTTTCGGCAACCTACTGGCCAGACATCTGGACGAGCTGGGTTTCTGTGTGATCGCATCCTGCTtcacagagaagggagaggaagatCTGAGGAAGGCCTGTTCAGGCAGATTCACCACCCTCCACCTGGATGTCAAAAAGAACGAGAGCGTCGACAAAGCAGCTGCTTTGATTAAAGACAAAGTTGGGGCTAGGG GCCTGTGGGCTGTGGTGAACAACGCAGGCGTGGCCATGCCCTCGGCCCCATGTGATTGGCTGACCATTGATGACTACAAGTCCATGCTGGACGTGAATCTGAACGGGGTCATCGCAGTCACCCTGAGTGTGCTGCCCCTCATCAAGAAGGCCAGGGGTCGCGTGGTCAACGTAGCCAGTGTGTTTGGCAGGATCAGTCCAGGTGGAGGACCTTACACTGTGTCTAAGTTTGGAGTGGAGGCCTTCAATGACAGTCTCAG GAGAAACATGGTACCTTTCGGAGTCAAAGTCCTCTGCATTGAGCCAGGCTTTTTCAAGACCACCATGACCGACTGGATAGTCCTGGGGAAAAGCTTCAAGCAGCTGTGGGAGAAGATGCCACAAGAAGTCAGAGATGATTATGGACATGATTATTTGGACAAGG TGGAGGTGAGGATGAGGGAGAAGCTTGACAAGATGTCCGATGCCGACCTGATGAAGGTGGTGAGCTGTATGGAGCACGCTGTCGCTGCAGTCCGTCCTCGCACCCGTTACTCACCAGGGTGGGACGCCAAGCTCTTCTGGATCCCCATGTCCTACATGCCAACCGGGTTCGCTGACTGGCTACTGCTAAAGAAAGCCATCATTCCAGCCAAGGCTGTCTACTAA